A single Halarcobacter anaerophilus DNA region contains:
- a CDS encoding endonuclease/exonuclease/phosphatase family protein: MILRVGTFNLFQFCAPPYAWYIKKDKFDKQQWEEKKEWIKNKIQKMNCEIIGFQEIFSQDELEKLVKELGFEYFATVDKPKVDEKRKVFTSTTLALASKYPIKEIQKVKPHGQSIIKHRFEGHFRFSRFPIKALITLPNNLNITVYVNHFKSNRLNEFEYIFNKKSTLKQKKLKVKEALEKNYSPSLKQRLCETSSLYYDFKKTKSAIICLCDLNDKEYSLSIEALTNSAYHQNLDKNFYLLYDSYYLWDKKVYNPHPEKKQQRVPTSYYQGFGNVIDYIFVSKHFNKKSKSSIGEIESYEVFDEHLRNTPDGSLLQSDHAAVVCQIAFK, translated from the coding sequence ATGATTTTAAGAGTAGGAACCTTTAACCTTTTTCAGTTTTGTGCCCCTCCTTATGCTTGGTATATAAAAAAAGATAAATTTGACAAGCAGCAGTGGGAAGAGAAAAAAGAATGGATAAAAAATAAAATCCAAAAAATGAATTGTGAAATAATCGGTTTTCAAGAGATTTTTTCCCAAGATGAATTAGAAAAATTGGTAAAAGAGTTAGGCTTTGAATATTTTGCAACAGTTGACAAACCTAAAGTTGACGAAAAAAGAAAAGTTTTTACCTCAACAACGCTAGCTTTAGCTTCAAAATATCCTATAAAAGAGATTCAAAAAGTAAAACCTCACGGACAAAGTATTATCAAACACAGATTTGAAGGTCATTTTAGATTTTCAAGATTTCCTATAAAAGCTTTGATTACTCTGCCGAATAACTTAAATATAACCGTTTACGTAAACCATTTTAAATCAAACAGGTTAAATGAGTTTGAATATATATTTAATAAAAAAAGCACTTTAAAGCAGAAAAAACTAAAAGTAAAAGAGGCTTTGGAAAAGAATTACTCGCCCTCTCTTAAACAAAGACTTTGTGAGACTTCATCTTTATATTATGATTTTAAAAAAACTAAAAGTGCAATAATCTGTTTATGTGATTTAAACGATAAAGAATACTCTTTGTCAATTGAGGCTTTAACAAACAGTGCTTATCATCAAAATTTGGATAAAAACTTCTATTTGCTCTATGACAGTTACTATTTATGGGATAAAAAAGTTTATAATCCTCATCCCGAAAAAAAGCAGCAAAGAGTTCCAACAAGTTATTACCAAGGTTTTGGAAATGTAATTGATTATATTTTTGTTTCAAAACATTTTAATAAAAAAAGCAAAAGTTCTATCGGTGAAATTGAGTCTTATGAGGTATTTGATGAACACTTAAGAAATACTCCCGACGGAAGTTTACTTCAAAGCGATCACGCAGCCGTTGTTTGCCAGATTGCGTTTAAATAA
- a CDS encoding GNAT family acetyltransferase, translating into MIEYTLATEENIDGILELQAKNLVTNLNDDEKEDGFVTTPFSIDQIRDLIELQGVFIALDDKKVVSYVMCASWQYWIQWPMFEYMASFLDTLEYKGKKLTFENSYQYGPICIDKEYRGTGLFKDIFEFARKEMNKRYPILVTFINKINKRSYEAHVRKLGLEVITEFEFNNNNFYELVYDTSKAVAQ; encoded by the coding sequence GTGATAGAGTATACTTTAGCAACAGAAGAAAATATAGACGGAATTTTAGAATTACAAGCAAAAAATCTAGTGACAAATTTAAATGATGATGAAAAAGAAGACGGTTTTGTGACTACTCCTTTTTCAATTGATCAAATAAGAGATTTGATTGAATTGCAAGGTGTATTTATAGCTCTTGATGATAAAAAAGTCGTCTCTTACGTAATGTGTGCTTCATGGCAATATTGGATTCAGTGGCCTATGTTTGAATATATGGCAAGTTTTTTAGATACTTTAGAGTACAAAGGCAAAAAATTAACTTTTGAAAATTCATATCAATACGGACCCATATGTATAGATAAAGAGTACAGAGGAACAGGACTTTTTAAAGATATTTTTGAATTCGCAAGAAAAGAGATGAACAAAAGATATCCTATACTTGTAACTTTTATCAATAAAATAAATAAAAGATCATATGAAGCACATGTAAGAAAACTAGGACTTGAAGTTATTACCGAGTTTGAATTCAATAATAACAATTTTTACGAGTTAGTTTATGATACTTCAAAAGCTGTAGCACAATAA
- a CDS encoding MFS transporter has product MTKQLFPLALGGLGIGTTEFVVMGLLPDIANNIDVTIPVAGHLISSYALGVVIGAPVLVALSAKFAPKHILIALMILFTVFNFLSTIAPDYYTLILSRFLSGLPHGAFFGVGTVVAAKLAKEGKSAQAIASMFTGLTLANLAMVPVVTFVGHHLHWRYAFAIVSLIGIFTIFFLYKWLPEQKPLRTITFKEELEFFKTIKAWHILTIVAIGFAGLFSWFSYIAPLLIHVTNFEAGSVSYLMVVAGAGMVVGNVIGGYLADRKSPVKTLIFLLSMMTISLLLIFFLSQSKSISVFLTFICGTLAMALSSPINMVMLKSAKHSAMLAAAFLQAAFNVSNTLGAFFGGLPLVFGLNYNYPALVGASMAMIGVVLCVLFLKRYNE; this is encoded by the coding sequence ATGACAAAACAACTTTTCCCTTTAGCCTTGGGAGGCTTAGGAATAGGTACGACAGAGTTTGTTGTTATGGGACTTTTACCTGATATAGCAAATAATATTGACGTTACTATCCCTGTAGCAGGTCACCTAATTTCATCTTATGCTCTAGGAGTAGTAATAGGAGCGCCTGTTTTAGTAGCTCTTAGTGCAAAGTTTGCACCCAAACATATTTTAATAGCTTTAATGATTTTATTTACAGTTTTTAATTTTCTCTCTACTATTGCACCTGATTATTATACTCTTATACTTTCAAGATTTTTAAGCGGTCTTCCTCACGGTGCCTTTTTCGGAGTAGGAACCGTAGTTGCCGCAAAACTTGCAAAAGAGGGAAAATCCGCCCAGGCAATAGCCTCAATGTTCACGGGGCTTACTTTGGCAAACCTGGCAATGGTTCCCGTAGTTACTTTTGTAGGTCATCATCTTCACTGGAGATACGCCTTTGCTATAGTCTCTCTTATAGGAATATTCACTATTTTCTTTTTATATAAATGGCTGCCCGAACAAAAACCTCTTAGAACAATAACCTTTAAAGAGGAGTTGGAATTTTTTAAAACCATCAAAGCTTGGCATATTTTAACTATCGTTGCAATAGGTTTTGCAGGACTTTTTTCCTGGTTTAGTTATATTGCTCCTCTTTTAATTCATGTAACGAATTTTGAAGCAGGTAGTGTCTCTTATTTGATGGTTGTTGCAGGAGCTGGAATGGTTGTAGGAAATGTTATAGGAGGATATTTAGCCGATAGAAAAAGTCCCGTTAAAACCTTGATTTTTCTTTTATCTATGATGACAATATCTTTATTGTTAATATTTTTTCTATCACAGAGTAAAAGTATTTCCGTATTTCTTACTTTTATTTGCGGAACTTTAGCTATGGCTTTAAGTTCTCCTATAAATATGGTTATGTTAAAAAGTGCAAAACACTCTGCAATGCTTGCAGCTGCTTTTTTACAAGCGGCATTTAATGTATCAAATACTTTAGGAGCATTTTTCGGAGGTTTGCCTTTGGTTTTCGGATTAAATTACAATTATCCGGCACTTGTAGGAGCTTCTATGGCTATGATCGGTGTAGTTTTATGTGTTTTATTTTTAAAAAGATATAATGAATAG
- a CDS encoding aspartate/glutamate racemase family protein, with amino-acid sequence MKKIGMLGGMSWESTATYYKLLNEGIKEKLGGLHSAKIILSSVDFEEIEKFQHSSLWDETAVILSNEAKAIQDAKADFLIICTNTMHKVVPQIEKNIDIPILHIADATGEVLVEKEIKKVALLGTKFTMTEDFYKNRIEEKFDIEVVIPNEKEQDIIHKVIYKELCLGICNKDSRDEYIKIIKRLEEEEECEGVILGCTEISMLIKQGYVDIPIFDTTEIHANAAVLKALS; translated from the coding sequence ATGAAAAAAATTGGAATGTTAGGCGGTATGAGTTGGGAGAGTACTGCTACATATTATAAACTGTTAAATGAAGGAATAAAAGAGAAACTTGGCGGTCTGCATAGTGCTAAAATTATTCTTTCAAGTGTAGATTTTGAAGAGATTGAGAAGTTTCAGCATAGCTCTTTGTGGGATGAAACTGCTGTTATCTTATCAAATGAAGCAAAAGCAATTCAAGATGCAAAAGCGGATTTTTTGATTATTTGTACAAATACAATGCACAAAGTCGTTCCCCAAATAGAAAAAAATATTGATATACCGATTCTTCATATTGCAGATGCTACAGGTGAAGTTTTAGTTGAAAAAGAGATAAAAAAAGTTGCTCTTTTAGGAACTAAATTTACGATGACGGAAGATTTTTACAAAAATAGAATTGAAGAAAAATTTGATATAGAAGTCGTAATTCCAAATGAAAAAGAGCAAGATATTATTCATAAAGTAATATATAAAGAGCTTTGTTTGGGAATTTGTAACAAAGATTCAAGAGATGAGTACATAAAGATAATAAAAAGATTAGAAGAAGAGGAAGAGTGTGAAGGTGTAATTTTAGGTTGTACGGAAATATCAATGCTTATAAAACAAGGTTATGTGGATATCCCTATTTTTGATACAACAGAAATTCATGCCAATGCAGCAGTTTTAAAAGCACTTTCATGA
- a CDS encoding GDSL-type esterase/lipase family protein, with protein MKKNIDIVFLGDSLINRGDWKTLLKEEHIVNLGVEADLTSSVLKRVDAVLEIEPKVVVLMIGVNDLCISTPMEDVYENYKKILKKLETSHIKIVVNAIFITQMPSVNKKVLTFNKLLKEYCKKQNILFLDINEAFENEKKLLKEELTTDGLHLGQKAYKVWAYKLNKSLKEII; from the coding sequence ATGAAAAAAAATATAGATATTGTTTTCCTTGGAGACTCTTTAATAAACAGAGGAGACTGGAAAACTCTTTTAAAAGAAGAACATATAGTAAATTTAGGCGTAGAAGCAGACTTAACAAGCAGTGTTTTAAAAAGAGTAGATGCTGTTTTGGAAATAGAACCCAAAGTCGTAGTTTTGATGATAGGTGTAAATGATTTATGTATTTCAACTCCTATGGAAGATGTTTATGAAAATTATAAAAAGATATTAAAAAAACTGGAAACTTCCCATATAAAAATAGTCGTAAATGCAATTTTCATAACGCAAATGCCTTCAGTAAATAAAAAAGTTCTTACTTTTAATAAACTTTTGAAAGAGTATTGTAAAAAACAAAATATTCTTTTCCTTGATATAAATGAAGCTTTTGAAAATGAAAAAAAGCTTTTAAAAGAGGAACTTACTACAGACGGACTTCATTTAGGGCAAAAAGCCTATAAAGTCTGGGCGTATAAATTGAATAAATCTTTAAAAGAGATTATTTAA
- a CDS encoding energy-coupling factor ABC transporter ATP-binding protein: MSCSINLKELTYSNSSKEVFKNVTLDVSHEEKVAIIGANGSGKSSLLKIIVGLMKQSSGEISLFHEKMNSLKDFKIYRSDIGYLPQDVNDHFLCPTVIEDVMFALRAKGEKKDEAYLKACSMLEELGISHLENRNIYDLSGGEQKIVALAGILITKPRILLLDEPTNALDEDAEKRIIDILNSIKKSMIIVSHHKTFIEKLAPTVYKLTKEGLNRI, from the coding sequence TTGAGTTGTTCAATAAATCTAAAAGAGCTTACTTACAGTAATTCTTCAAAAGAGGTTTTTAAAAATGTAACTTTGGATGTTTCCCATGAAGAAAAAGTCGCAATAATAGGTGCAAACGGAAGCGGAAAAAGTTCACTGCTTAAAATTATAGTAGGACTTATGAAACAAAGTTCGGGAGAGATTTCTCTTTTCCATGAAAAAATGAACTCTTTAAAAGATTTTAAAATTTATAGAAGTGATATAGGATATTTGCCCCAAGACGTAAATGATCATTTTTTATGTCCTACGGTAATTGAAGATGTGATGTTTGCTCTTAGGGCAAAGGGTGAAAAAAAAGATGAAGCTTATTTAAAAGCCTGTTCTATGCTAGAAGAGCTTGGAATTTCCCATTTGGAAAACAGAAATATTTATGATCTAAGCGGAGGAGAACAAAAAATAGTTGCTCTTGCGGGAATTTTGATTACAAAACCCAGAATTTTACTTTTAGATGAACCTACAAATGCTTTGGATGAAGATGCAGAAAAAAGAATTATAGATATTTTAAACTCAATAAAAAAATCTATGATTATAGTTTCTCACCATAAAACTTTTATAGAAAAACTAGCTCCTACAGTCTATAAGTTGACAAAAGAGGGCTTAAACAGAATATAA
- a CDS encoding alpha/beta fold hydrolase: MTMLGYKIIGEGEKKVIILHELMGDHRNYDSSVFYFDKKNFSYIFIDLRGYGLSKNIKGEYSCDEASNDVKNLLLKLDIKEYFLVAHSMSTMIAQKIALIDKRVKKLLLITPISAAGIKMKESAKNKLLEEMQENRGKIEEIVNSSSKRYNQTWRDYRIKLAYESSTLEARVGYMKMYLNTDFLEEAYENIDIPIKIIIGDYDFPVFSMNQVKKSFSKYKDVQIEECKESGHYAMLETPVLFASKLETLLKS; encoded by the coding sequence ATGACAATGTTAGGATATAAAATTATAGGAGAAGGAGAAAAAAAAGTAATAATTCTTCATGAGTTAATGGGAGACCACAGAAATTATGATTCTTCTGTCTTTTATTTTGATAAAAAAAACTTTAGTTATATCTTTATTGATTTAAGAGGTTACGGATTGTCAAAGAATATAAAAGGAGAGTATAGCTGCGATGAAGCTTCAAATGATGTTAAAAATCTTCTTTTAAAACTAGATATTAAAGAGTATTTTCTAGTAGCCCACTCTATGTCGACAATGATTGCCCAGAAAATTGCTTTAATTGATAAAAGAGTAAAGAAACTGCTTCTTATCACTCCTATTTCAGCTGCGGGAATAAAAATGAAAGAGAGTGCAAAAAACAAACTTTTGGAAGAGATGCAAGAGAATAGAGGGAAAATAGAAGAGATTGTAAACAGTTCAAGTAAAAGATATAATCAAACATGGAGAGATTACAGAATCAAGCTGGCTTACGAATCCTCAACGTTAGAAGCAAGGGTAGGATATATGAAAATGTATTTAAATACCGACTTTTTAGAAGAAGCTTATGAAAATATTGATATTCCTATAAAAATTATTATAGGAGATTACGACTTCCCCGTATTTTCTATGAATCAAGTAAAAAAAAGTTTTTCAAAATATAAAGATGTACAAATAGAAGAGTGTAAAGAATCGGGACACTATGCAATGCTTGAAACGCCTGTACTTTTTGCTTCAAAACTTGAAACTCTTTTAAAAAGCTGA